The Hypanus sabinus isolate sHypSab1 chromosome 1, sHypSab1.hap1, whole genome shotgun sequence genome contains a region encoding:
- the LOC132382279 gene encoding uncharacterized protein LOC132382279 translates to MEPVLRPDRLDLDPQDPDAALAFEHWLACFQSYLAELRATEPAVMHRILLSRVTPKVYSFIRDLPTYEGALDALKRQYLRPVNTVYARHRLATRQQRPGESCAEFLRALQTLVRACDCKTLTAEQHAELLVRDAFVTGLRSVYMRQRLLENSDLTLSSAIEKANALEAARHNADAVQSRDSPPVSWTPQTPPPPAPGSEFANAAASRHSTSSPTQTTAVARKKLVPCYFCGQKKHPRQRCPAREATCSSCGKRGHFAKVCKSQPRAECSAAGETWGPPSCMPGCGRPSLSTSARPAPDPRMLTGYPGCERPSLSASACPAPDPPMLTGYPDGDPTLATVTLDQSAPHQLARSMMDIQVEGHWTGCLFDTGSTGSFIHPDTVQRCGLATRPVSRRFHLASGSQSADIRAGCVATLVVQGTVYRDFELLVMPNLCAPVLLGLDFQSHLESVTMVYDGPLPPLTVKNPQFCGTSSHTPLLTTHTHGHTHPIQNQANSCATDTCSLSTLKIPSPPLFANLTPDCKPVATKSRRYSAGDRAFIRSEVQRLLREGIIEPSTSPWRAQVVVVRTGQKNRMVVDYSQTINRFTQHDAYPLPRIADMVNQIAQYKVYSTIDLKSAYHQLPICPEDRPYTAFEAGGRLYHFLRVPFGVTNGVSVFQREMDRMVDQYQLQATFPYLDNITICGHDRPDHDANLQRFLQVAAALNLTYNRDKCVFGTTRLAILGKSVTGTTLPVWLTSPGPVLLRKHVRSNKYSPLVERVHLLHANPQYAYVVLPDGREDTVSIRDLAPAGAADHYPEGSPVTVNPAPEVTPYAPGPTQTPHDTCIPGVSYAFIPGASHMHEGSPAPSGQEHAQPPSPVQSPMLPAPMGSQPVLRRSQRQIRPPDRLDL, encoded by the exons atggaacccgttttgcgtccggaccggttggatttggaccctcaagaccctgacgcagctctcgcttttgaacactggcttgcatgcttccaatcgtacttggcggagcttcgtgcgactgaacccgccgttatgcacagaatcctactctcgagggtaacccccaaagtttactcctttatccgggacctgccgacctacgaaggggcactggacgccctcaaacgacagtacctgcggccggtgaacaccgtctacgcaagacatcgtttagctacccggcaacagcggcctggcgaatcgtgcgctgagtttctccgagcattacagacactcgtccgggcttgtgactgcaagacgctcacggcagaacagcatgcggagctgctggtgcgagacgcctttgtgacgggactgaggtcagtgtacatgcgccagcggctgctggagaactcggatcttaccttaagctcggcgatagagaaggccaacgctctagaagctgcgcggcataacgccgacgctgtccagtcgcgcgattccccgccggtttcgtggacgcctcagaccccgccaccgccagctcccgggagcgaattcgccaacgccgccgccagtcgccattccacgagctccccgacccagaccacggctgtggcccgtaagaaactcgtgccttgttatttctgtggccaaaagaaacatcctcgacaacgctgtccagcgcgagaagcgacctgctccagctgcggaaagcggggccacttcgccaaggtctgtaagtctcaacctcgagcggagtgcagcgctgcgggtgaaacgtgggggccgccatcttgcatgccgggatgtgggcggccatctttgtcgacgtcagcacgccccgcccccgatcctcggatgctgaccgggtaccccggatgtgagcggccatctttgtcggcgtcagcatgccccgcccccgaccctccgatgctgaccgggtaccccgacggcgatccaactctggccactgtgactctcgaccaaagcgccccacaccagcttgcaaggtccatgatggacatccaggtggaggggcattggactggatgcctgtttgacacgggcagcactgggagttttattcacccggacacagtgcaacgctgcggacttgcaacgcggccggtcagtcggaggttccatttggcctctgggtcgcagtccgcagacatccgggcgggttgtgtagcgactttggtggtgcaaggcacagtatatcgggactttgaactgctggtcatgcctaatctgtgtgcacctgtgctattggggctggacttccagagccatctcgaaagtgtgactatggtatacgacgggcccctcccaccactcactgtcaagaatcctcagttttgtgggacttcttcacataccccgctactgaccacacacacacacggacacacacatcccatccagaaccaggccaacagctgcgctaccgacacttgcagcctctccactctcaagatcccttccccaccgctgttcgccaacctgacccccgactgtaaacctgtggcaaccaaaagcaggaggtacagcgcgggggaccgggccttcattcggtcggaggtgcagcggctgctcagggaggggatcattgagccgagcacaagcccttggagggcccaggtggttgttgttcggactgggcagaaaaataggatggtggtggactatagtcaaaccatcaataggtttacgcagcatgacgcataccccctaccccgcatcgcggatatggtcaaccagattgctcagtataaggtgtactcgacaatagatctgaaatccgcttatcaccagctccccatctgcccagaggaccgcccctacaccgccttcgaggcgggcggccggctctatcacttcctgcgcgtccctttcggtgtcacgaatggtgtctctgtcttccagagggaaatggaccggatggtggaccagtaccaactgcaggccacatttccctatctggataacatcaccatctgtggtcatgacaggccagatcacgacgccaacctccaacggtttctccaagtggccgcagctctgaaccttacttataacagggacaagtgtgtttttggtaccacccgccttgctatacttgg gaagtctgtcactgggaccaccctaccagtttggctgacgtccccggggccagtgctgctccggaaacatgtgaggagcaataaatactccccgctggtggagagggttcaccttctccatgcgaacccccagtatgcttacgtggtcttacctgatgggcgggaggacacggtctccatccgcgacctggcacccgcaggtgcagcagaccactaccctgaaggctctccggtaactgtgaaccctgcaccagaggtgacaccgtacgcaccaggccctacacagactcctcacgacacttgtataccgggcgtttcgtacgcgtttataccaggcgcctcgcacatgcatgagggatcaccggcgcctagtgggcaagaacacgcgcaacccccgtcccctgtgcaatcgccaatgttgccggcacctatggggtcacagccggtgctacgtagatcgcagcgacagattcgaccgcctgatcggcttgacttgtaa